In Castanea sativa cultivar Marrone di Chiusa Pesio chromosome 6, ASM4071231v1, a single window of DNA contains:
- the LOC142640411 gene encoding protein VTE6, chloroplastic: MVILTMTSSFIMQRPSLLVHTKPISLLPFKFQFGHSLSHSHTESKNKSKRTLLNLHHRNPNSNSKKMVVQCALSSSVSEAVKKALIQSSSLTWESAILSNMLIFVLGLPILLSGLSLSGIASAFLLGTLTWRAFGPPAFLLVATYFIIGTAVTKVKMAQKEAQGVAEKRKGRRGPGSVIGSSAAGCICAFLSIFQVGGPAFSQLWKLGFVASFCTKLSDTVSSEIGKAYGKTTYLVTTFKIVPRGTEGAVSVEGTIAGLLASILLSFVGCVMGEISAPEAIICIIASQVANVGESIIGAALQEKEGFQWLNNDVVNIINISMGSIIAVLMQQLLLQNWLM; encoded by the exons ATGGTGATATTGACAATGACTAGTAGTTTTATTATGCAAAGGCCAAGTCTTCTTGTTCACACCAAGCCCATTTCACTTCTCCCATTCAAATTCCAATTCGgccattctctctctcattctcacactgaaagcaaaaacaaaagcaaaaggaCCCTATTAAATCTCCACCACCGAAACCCTAATAGTAATAGCAAGAAGATGGTGGTTCAGTGCGCTTTATCATCATCAGTATCAGAGGCAGTTAAAAAGGCGCTGATCCAATCGTCTTCTCTCACGTGGGAGTCGGCAATCCTGAGCAACATGTTGATCTTTGTATTGGGTTTACCAATTCTGCTTTCTGGCCTCTCTCTCTCGGGGATTGCCTCTGCTTTCCTTTTGGGCACTCTCACATGGCGAGCTTTTGGTCCCCCTGCTTTCCTTCTCGTTGCCACTTACTTCATCATT GGGACAGCGGTAACGAAAGTGAAAATGGCACAAAAGGAGGCACAGGGGGTTGCTGAGaagagaaagggaagaagaggACCAGGCAGTGTTATTGGTTCCAGTGCTGCTGGTTGCATCTGTgcatttctttcaatttttcaagttgGGGGACCTGCTTTTTCTCAGCTTTGGAAACTTGGCTTTGTTGCCAGTTTTTGTACTAAGTTGAGTGATACTGTCTCAAGTGAGATAGGGAAGGCATACGGTAAAACAAC GTATCTAGTTACGACATTTAAGATAGTCCCAAGGGGAACTGAAGGGGCTGTGAGTGTCGAGGGAACCATTGCTGGACTTTTAGCATCaattcttctttcctttgttggttGTGTCATGGGTGAG ATAAGTGCACCTGAAGCAATTATATGCATAATAGCTTCCCAGGTTGCTAATGTTGGTGAGAGCATAATAGGTGCTGCACTTCAAGAGAAGGAAGGATTTCAATGG